Part of the Azospirillum formosense genome is shown below.
GTCGCCGTAGATGCGCTCCTTCAAATCCATGTCGGCCTCGAAACGGGCGCGCTGGGCGCGGGCGTCGGTCAGCTCGCCGAAGGCGTTGGCGAGTTCCAGGCCGCAGGCGTACAGCTCGAACCGCTCGGCCAGCCGCGGGTCCTCGGGCTTGGGGCGCGACAGGGCGGCCATGCAGACCGGATAGTCGGTCAGCACGCAGGGCACCCCCGCTCCCAGATGCGGCTCGATCCGGTCGAACATGATGCGGAAGACGATGTCCTCCCAGCGGTCGCCGTCGTGCGGAGCGATGCCGATGGCCCGCGCCATGGCGGCCAGCGGGGCCGGGTCGGGGTCATGGCTGCCGTCGAAGGTCTCCAGCAGGTCGATCCCGGCGTATTCCCGGAAGGCGTCCTGCACGGTCAGCACCCGCCACTCCTTGAAGGGGTCGCAGGTCATCCCGCGGAACTCGAACCGCGTCCGCCCGGCCGCGACGGCGGCCTCGCGCACCAGATCCTCGCAATCGCGGATCAGCGTCCGGTAGCCCTCCCTCGCCCGGTACCATTCGAGCATGGAGAATTCCGGCGCGTGGGTGGCCGACCGCTCGCCGTTCCGGAAGACGTGGGCGATTTGATAGATGCGCGGCAGCCCGGCCACCAGCAGCTTCTTCATGGCGAATTCGGGGCTGGTGTGCAGGTGCAGCCGCAGCCGGTCGTCGGGGTGCGGCCCCACCAGCTCCGTCGCGAAGGCCTGGAGATGCGGCTCCATCCCCGGCGAGACCTGGAGCGCCGGGGTGTCCACCTCCAGGAAGGCGTTCTCCTCGAAGAAGCGGCGGACGGCGCCCAGCACGCGGCCGCGCACGGCCAGATGGGGGCGGCGGCGGGCGAAGGTCTCGGGAGCCCAGGACGGCGTGACGGAGGACATGATGGCCTTCACTGACGGGGTAATGGTGCTGCTTAGCAGAGTGGCAACGGCGGCGAAAACGGACAAAGAAGGCACGGAACGCCGATTGAGCCCCGCCCGGCGTTGCCACCGGCCCGGCAAGCTGCTAGGTTCCGCGCCGCCTGTCTCCTGGAAATCACGAGTATGTCATGAAGGTCAACGCCAACACGATGCGTCCCGGCCATGTGCTGGAGCATAACGGGAAGCTCTGGGTCATCACGAAGACCGCCATCGTCCAGCCCGGCAAGGGCGGCGCCTTCATCCAGCTTGAAATGAAGGATGTTCGCACCGGCACGAAGTCGATCGAGCGCTTCCGCACCCAGGAGACGGTCGAGCGCGCCCGCCTGGACGAGCACGAGATGACCTTCCTGTTCGCCGAAGGCGACAGCTACACCTTCATGGACAAGGAAAGCTACGAGCAGACCTCGATCCCCGGTGAGATCATCGGCGACCAGAAGGTCTTCCTGCAGGACGGCATGGAAGTCACCGTGCAGTCCTTCGAAGGCGCGCCGCTCGGCGTCGAGATCCCCGGCAAGGTCACCCTGCAGATCACCGAGGCCGACCCGGTGGTGAAGGGCCAGACGGCCTCCTCCTCCTACAAGCCGGCGAAGCTGGAGAACGGCGTGTCGATCCTGGTGCCGCCGCACATCGAGTCGGGCACCCGCGTCGTCGTCGACACCCAGACCGGCGAGTATGTCGAGCGCGCCAAGGACTGACCGTCCTGACTGATTTTCTGCGCACCGGCTCTCGCTTAAAGCGGGGGCCGGTGTATTCTTTTTCCGGTTCCGCACGAGATAAAGCACGCCCATGGCCACCCGCTCCGCCCTTATCAACGTGATGGTCCGCGCCGCCGAAAAGGCGGCCCGCGGCCTTGTCCGCGACTTCGGCGAGGTCGAGCACCTCCAGGTCTCGCGCAAGGGCCCGGCGGACTTCGTGTCCGCCGCCGACATGAAGGCGGAAAAGCTGCTGCGCGAAGAGCTGCAGAAGGCCCGCCCGGATTTCGGCTTCCTCATGGAGGAGACGGGCGCCAGCAAGGGCAGCGACCCGACCGCCCGCTGGATCGTCGATCCGCTGGACGGCACCACCAACTTCCTGCACGGCATCCCGCACTGGGCGATCTCCATCGCCGCAGAGAAGAACGGCGAGATCGTCGCCGGCGTCGTGTACGAGCCGGTGCACGACCAGATGTTCTGGGCCGAGAAGGGCCAGGGCGCCTTCCTGAACCACCAGCGCCTGCGCGTGTCGGAGCGCCGCAACCTCGCCGACGCGGTGATCGCCACCGGCATCCCCTTCAAGGGCCGCGGCGACCATGCCGGGTTCCTGGTGGAGGCCGAGGCCCTGATGAAGGAAGTCGCGGGCATCCGCCGCTTCGGCGCCGCCTCGCTCGACCTCGCCTACGTCGCGGCGGGCCGCTACGACGGCTACTGGGAGCGCGGGCTCGCCCCCTGGGACGCCGCGGCCGGCCAGCTTCTCGTCACCGAGGCCGGCGGCTTCGTCGGTGAGATCGGCGGCGGGCGCAATCCGGTGTTCGGCGGCACGATCCTGGCGGCCAACGCCCATTTCCATCTGCCGATCGCCAAGATCCTGCGCGGTGCGGCGGAACGCAAGGTGCGCTCCGCTCCCGCCGGAGCGGCCGGGGCGGCGAACGCCGGTCAGGGCTGACCTCCGGCCGAGCCATAAGCCCTTCATGACGTTGGGGTAGCCAGGGCCGCGCTTTGGTGGGGAAACACGCCGCGCGGCCCAAAGGGCGTTGTCCCTACGCCGATCGAAGGGCTATGGTACCAACGCTTTTCCGTGCCATTGGAAACAACGCGCTGGTCACCATGAGGATTGTCGGACGCATGAGCGGTTCTCCAAACGCCCCCGCCGGGCGGCGGGCACCCCTGCGCGTCCTTCCCGCCGCCGCGGCCGTGGCTCTGTCCCTGGCCGTGACCGCCTGCTCCTCCTCCGGCACCGCACCGCCCCCGACCAGCGCCGCCCCGCCTCAGACCGCCGCCGCCAACACGGGCGGATTGACGCTGGAGAACGCGCAGCCGCTGCCGATCCCGCCGCGGCCCGACATCTTCCCGCCGCCGGCCCCGCCGGCTCCGCCCGTCTTCAAGGCCCCGACCCTGATGACGGCGCCGGATCTGCCGCAGATTTCCGTGGGAGCCAGCCCACCCCCGCCGGCCATGCCGGAAGGCGCGCCGCCGGTGCCGGCCGCGAACCGGCCGGCGGCGCCGCCGCCCGACCGGACGCAGACCGCCGCCCTGCCGCCGCCGACTCCGAAAGCCCCCGCGGCGCCCGCCCTGCCCCGGATGGAGCCGTTGACCGTGCTGTTCGACGGCACCGCCACCGCCCTACCCGAACCGGCCCAGGCGCGGCTGGAGGCCATCGCGGAGCGCATGAACGCCAACCCGCAGCTCCGCCTGCAGATCCGCTCCTACGCCAGCGGCACGCCGGAAACGGCGCGCGAGGCGCGGCAATTGTCGCTCGCCCGCGCGCTGGCCGTGCGCGAGCGGCTGGGGACCGCCGGAATCGCCAGCACGCGCGTCGACATCCGCGCCCTGGGCATGGAGGCGGCCGGGGGCGCGCCGGACCGGCTGGACGTGGAGTTCCTGAACCAGTGAGCCGCTCTCGGTAACCCGCAACGCCTGCCCCATCCCCTGGACGAGAGTGCCCATGGCCGCCATCGCCCCGTCGTCCCACCCTCTTGAGGAGCCTTCCCCGATGACGCGCCCGGAGCGCTTCCTGACACGGATGATCCTCTTCCTGGTGGTCGTGGGAAGTGTGACGGCCTTGCTGTTCCCGGCCCTGCGCGCCGCCTTCATGAACAACCCGGCGCTGAACGGGCTGATCCTCGGCACGCTGCTCGCCGGCATCCTGTTCATCTTCCGCCAGGTTCTGATGCTGCGGCCCGAGGTGGCGTGGCTGGAGCATTTCCAGTCCGGCAACCCCGCCGTGGCCGCGCCGGAGCCGGTTCTGCTCGCCCCGATGGCGCGCATGCTTCGGGAGCGGCGCGGCCGGCTGACCCTGTCGGCGCTGTCGATGCGCTCCCTGCTCGACGGCATCGCCTCGCGGCTGGACGAGTCGCGGGAGCTGTCGCGCTACCTGATCGGTCTGCTGATCTTCCTCGGCCTGCTCGGCACCTTCTGGGGGCTGCTGCACACGGTGCAGTCGGTCGGCTCGGTGATCGGCGGGCTGTCGGTGCAGGGCGGCGACGTCGGCGCGATGTTCAGCAACCTCCAGCACGGGCTCGAGGCGCCGCTGACCGGCATGGGGACGGCCTTCAGCTCCTCGCTGTTCGGTCTGGCGGGTTCGCTGGTTCTGGGCTTCCTGGAGCTTCAGGCCAGCCAGGCGCACAACCGCTTCTTCCAGGACGTCGAGGACTGGCTGTCCGGCGCGACCCGCCTCTCCAGCGGGGCCGGCGGCAGCCTGGAGACCGGCGACCAGTCGATGCCCGCCTATCTGACGGCGCTTCTGGAGCAGACCGCGGAAAACCTCGACTCGCTCCAGCGCACCGTCGCCACCGCCGAGGAGGGCCGCCGCTCGGCCAACGCCAACCTCATGGCGCTGACCGAACGGCTCACCACGCTGACCGACCAGATGCGCGCCGAACAGCAGCTTCTCCTGCGGCTGGGCGAAAGCCAGCTGGAGATGAAGGGGCTGCTCGACCGGCTGTCGGACGCGGCCATCGGCGGCTTCGACGACGCCTCGCGCCAGCATCTGCGCAACATGGACATCTACCTCGCCCGCATGGTCGAGGAATCCTCCACCGGCCGGGTCCAGGCGGTGCAGGAGATCCGCAGCGAGATCAAGCTGCTGGCCCGCACCATCGCCGCCCTGGCCGAAGAATCGGAACAGCGCTGATCGGAACAGCGCTGACGCCTCCCCCCTGTCCGTCCGGAGGGACACCCCGCCATGCCCAGCATCAGCCGCCGCAACGGCCACCGCGAGGCCAGCGCATGGCCCGGATGGGTGGACGCGCTGTCGTCCCTCGTCATGGTGGTCATCTTCCTGCTGATGATCTTCATCGTCGCCCAGTTCTACATGGCGACCGCCCTGACCGGGCGTGACGAGCAGCTCGGCAGCCTCAACCGCAAGGTGGCGGAGCTGAACGACCTGCTGGCGCTGGAGCGGGACGCCAACGCCGACCTGCGCATCAACGTCGCCCAGCTTTCGGCGGAGCTTCAGGGCTCCGTCGCGGCGCGGGACACCATGACCAGCCGCATCGCCACGCTCCAGGGCGACCTCGACCACGCCACCCGCGCGGCGGAGGAGCTTCAGCGAACCATCCGCGCCGACAAGGACACCATCGAGCTGAAGCTGGCCGAGGCCGCCAGCCTCCAGGCCGACCTGAAGGCGCTGCGCGAGGCCCGGACCAGGCTGGAAGGCGAGCTGGCCGCCGCCGCCGCGCAGCAGCGCCTGACCGAGGAGCAGCGCCAGTCCCTGCTGGCCGAGCTGGGTGGGGAGCGCGACCGCTCCAAGGCGCTGGAAACCCGTCTCGCCACGGCGGACGAGAAGACGATGCTCGCGCAGAAGGACATCGAGAAGCGCGACATCCGCATCACCGAGCTGATGGCCTCGCTGTCGGCCGAACAGGGCGCGACCGGCAAGGCGAACGAGCAGGTCGACCTGCTGAACCGGCAGATGGCCGCCCTGCGCGAGCAGCTCGCCCGCATCGGCGCCGCGCTGGAGATCTCGGAGAAGAAGGCGGAGGAGCAGCAGGTCCAGATCGCCGAACTCGGCTCCCGGCTGAACCAGGCGCTGGCCGCCAAGGTCCAGGACCTCGCCCGCTACCGCTCGGAGTTCTTCGGGCGGGTGCGCGAGGCGCTGGGCAACCGGCCCGACGTGCGCATCGTCGGTGACCGTTTCGTCTTCCAGTCGGAGTTGCTGTTCCCCTCCGGCTCGGCGACCCTGGAGGAGGCCGGCAAGCAGCGGCTCGCGGAGTTGGCGCGCACATTGATCGAGATCGGCCGGACGATCCCGCCGGACATCAACTGGGTGCTGCGCGTGGACGGCCACACCGATTCGCGCCCGGTGCGCATCCAGTTCGCCTCGAACTGGGAGCTGTCGGCGGCGCGCGCGATCTCGGTGGTGAAGTATCTGATCGACCAGGGGATTCCGGCGGAGCGTCTGGCCGCCGCCGGTTTCGGCGAATATCAGCCGCTCGACCCCGGCACCAGCGAGGAAGCGCTGGCGCGGAACCGGCGGATCGAGGTGAAGCTGGATCAGCGGTGAGGGGCTTGCCCCCACCCTTCCCATGCTTCGCATGGGCCCCTTCCCTCCCCCGCTTCGCAGGAGAGGGAATTTGTCCCCTCCCCTGCGAAGCGGGGGAGGGTTAAAGCGGATTGTCGCTGAGTATAGACGGAATTTTGGCTGGCCTGAGCGGTTGGAGGAAGACACAGCTGAAGGACCGCGCGCCATGGGCCAGCCATATTCCTCCGATCTGCGCGAACGGGTTCTGCTGGCTTATGAGCGCCACGAGGGCGGCCCCGAGTTGCTGGCGCGGCGCTTCCAGATCAGCCGAGCCTGCGCGTACAACTGGGTGCGGGCCGCACGCCTTGAGGGGCGGCGGGTCGCCAAGCCGCATGCCGGCGGCGTACCAGCCAAACTGGACGCGGAGGGCGTGAGCGTGCTGCGGGCCTTGGTGCGGGAGGATAATGACGCGACACTGGCACAGTACCGCGACCGGTTGGCCGCACGCACCGGCATCGCGCTGAGCCCGGCGGTGGTGTGCCGCACCTTGAAGCGGCTGGGGTTGGCGCGCAAAAAAAGACGCTGAGGGCCAGCGAGCAAGAGCGCGCGGATATCGCCGCGGAACGCGCGGCCTACCGGGACGATGCGGTGGTCCATGAACCGGCGCGTTTGGTTTTCCTCGATGAAACCGGCATCAACACCCAGATGACGCCCACCCAGGCCCGGGCGCCGCGCGGCCAGCGGGCGCTCGGATCCGTGCCCTGTGGGTCGTGGCACCGCGTCACGGTGCTCGGGGCGTTGAGCGCCGAAGGCATGCTGGCCGCCATGAGCATCGAGGCGTCCACCTCCTCGGCCGTGTTTCTCGCCTTTGTCGAGCAGGTGCTCTTGCCCGTGCTTCGGCGCGACAAACCCGGCGCCGTGGTCGTGATGGACAACCTTTCCGCTCACAAGCGGGCCGATATCCTCGCCGCCTTTGAGACGGCGGGGATCCGTGTCCGCTTCCTCCCGCGCTACTCGCCCGACCTCTCGCCCATCGAGCCCGGCTGGGCCAAGCTCAAAGGAATCCTGCTCGAGCCCGGCTGGGCCAAGCTCAAAGGAATCCTGCGCGCCAAGGAAGCCCGCACCGTCGAGGCCCTCAACGAGGAACTCGGCCCAGCCCTCAATGCGATCACCGCTACCGACGCCAAAGCGTGGTTTAAGCTATGCGGCTACCCGAATCTAAACTGAACCGAAATCCGCTTTAGGGAGGGGGCAAAACCTTACTCCGCCGCGACCGTCTCCGGCTCCACCGCCGGCGTCCAGCGCAGCACCGGCTTGCGCGCCGCGGCGGTCTCGTCCAGGCGGCGGCGCGGGGTCAGGCGCGGAGCGCCCTGGAAGTACGCCACGTCGCCGGACTTGGCCCGCTCCGCCAGCGCGCGCAAGGCGGTGACGAACTGGTCCAGGCTGGCCTTCGACTCGGTCTCGGTCGGCTCGATCAGCAGGGCGCCATGCACGACCAGCGGGAAGTACATGGTCATCGGGTGGAAGCCCTCGTCGATCAGCGCCTTGGCGATGTCGAGCGTGGTCACCCCCGTGCCCTTCAGGAAGCGGTCGTCGAACAGGCATTCGTGCATGCACGGCCCTTCGAAGGAGGGCGTCATCACGTCCTGCAGGCGGGCCAGCAGATAGTTCGCGTTCAGCACCGCGTCGTTCGCCACCTGCCGCAGGCCGTCGGCGCCGTGGCTCATCATGTAGGCGAGCGCGCGGACAAACATGCCCATCTGGCCGTGGAACGCCTTCATCCGCCCAAAGGCCGGGCCGTCGCCGGCCTGCTCGACCAGACGGAAGGCGCCGTCCTTGTCCTGCACCACGTAGGGCACCGGGACGAAGGGGGCCAGCGACTCCGCGAAGACCACCGGGCCGGAGCCCGGACCGCCGCCGCCATGCGGGGTGGAGAAGGTCTTGTGCAGGTTGATGTGCATCACGTCGATGCCGAGGTCCGCCGGACGCACCCGCCCGACGATGGCGTTGAAGTTGGCGCCGTCGCAGTAGAAATAGGCGCCCGCCGCGTGCACCGCCTCGGCGATGGTGATGATGTCCCGCTCGAACAGGCCGCAGGTGTTCGGGTTGGTCAGCATCAGCCCGGCGACGTCGGGGCCGAGCTTGGCCTTCAGCGCCCCCAGATCGACACGCCCGTCCTCGGTCGCCGGAATCGCCTCGACCGCGTAGCCGCAGGCGGCGGCGGTCGCCGGGTTGGTGCCGTGGGCGCTTTCCGGGACGAGGATCTTGGTGCGCCCCGTGTCGCCCTTGGCGTCATGGGCGGAGCGGATCGCCATGATGCCGCACATCTCGCCGTGCGCGCCCGCCGCCGGGGCCAGCGTCACCGCCGCCATGCCGGTCAGCGTGGCGAGCCAGCGGCCCAGCTCCGCCATCAGCTCCAAGGCCCCCTGCACCGTGCTTTCGGGCTGGAGCGGGTGAACGTCGGCGAAGCCGGGCAGCCGCGCCATCTTCTCGTTCAGGCGCGGGTTGTGCTTCATCGTGCAGGAGCCGAGCGGGTACAGGCCGCTGTCGATGGCGTAGTTCTTCTGCGACAGGCGGGTGTAGTGGCGGACCACCTGCGGCTCGGCGAGGCCCGGCAAGCCGATCTTGCCACGCGGCTTGACGGCGCCCAGGCGCGACGCCACCGCCGGAACTTCGGGCAGGTCGACGCCGCAACGCCCGGCGCTGTCCTGTTCGAAAATCAGCGGCTCCTCGATCTGCAGGCCGCGGTTGCCGGTGACGGTCTGCGGAACGGCGCTGTCCGAATTCTGGATGCCCCCGGAGATATGAGTCGGGCGACCCTGGTTGTTCATGCTCATCACAGAACCTCGGCGAGGGCGGTGGCGAAGGCGTCCATGTCGGACTCGGTGTTGGTTTCGGTGGCGGCCACGATCAGCAGATCGTCAAGCCCGCCGCCGAACAGGCGGGAGGCCGGAACGCCGCCCAGGATGCCGCGTTGCGCCAGCGCCTCCACGACCTCCGCGGCCGGCTTCGGCAGCTTGACCGTGAATTCGTTGAAGAAGCTGCCGTTGACGATCTCCACGCCCTTCACCCCAGCCAGCTTGTCGGCCAGTTGCACGGCCTTGGCGTGGTTGATCCCGGCGAGCCGGTTGAAGCCCTCCTCGCCCAGCAGGCTGAGGTGGATGGAGAAGGCCAGGGCGCACAGGCCGGAGTTGGTGCAGATGTTGGAGGTCGCCTTCTCGCGGCGGATGTGCTGCTCGCGGGTGGAGAGCGTCAGCACGAAGCCGCGCCGCCCGTCGGCGTCCACCGTCTGGCCGCAGAGGCGGCCCGGCATCTGGCGGACCAGCTTCTCCTTCACCGCGAACAGCCCGACATAGGGGCCGCCGAAGTTCAGCGCGTTGCCCAGCGACTGGCCTTCCGCCGCCACGATGTCGGCGCCCATCTCACCCGGCGGGGTCAGCAGGCCGAGCGACACGGCCTCCGTCACCACGACGATCAGCAGCGCGCCCTTGGCCTGACACGCCTTGCCCAGCTCGGTGTAGTCGCGGACATGACCGAACACGTCCGGGTTCTGCACGACGACGCAGGAGGTGTCGCCGTCGACCTCGGCCAGCAGGTCCTCACCACCGGTCGGGGCCGGCGGCATCACCACCGTCTCGAAGCCGATGAAGCGGGCGTCGGTCGTCGTGGTGTCGCGGTAATGTGGGTGCAGGCCGCCGGACAGCACGGCCTTCTTCCGCCGGGTGACGCGGTTGGCCATCATCACGGCTTCCGCGCAGGCGGTGGCGCCGTCGTACATGGAGGCGTTGGCGACGTCCATGCCGGTCAGCAGCGAGACCTGGGTCTGGAACTCGAACAGGACCTGCAGCGTGCCCTGGCTCACCTCCGGCTGGTACGGCGTGTAGGCGGTCAGGAACTCGCCGCGCTGCACCAGATGGTCCACCGTCGCCGGAATGTGGTGGCGGTAGGCGCCGGCGCCGAGGAAGCTCGGCACGCTGCCCGCGGGCAGGTTCTTCCCCGCCATCGCCGACAGGGCGCGCTCGACCTCAAGCTCGCCCATGTGGTTGGACAGCCCCTCGATCGGGCCGGAGAGGCGGGCCGCCTCGGGCACGTCGCGGAACAGCTCGTCCACCGACGGCACGCCGATGGCCTCCAGCATGGAGCGCCGGTCGGCCTCGGTCAGGGGCAGGTAGCGCATCTCAGGCTTGCCCTTCCACGAAGGCCTTGTAGGCGGCTTCGTCCATCAGCCCGTCCAGCTCCGACGGGTTGCTGAGGCGCAGCTTGAAGAACCAGCCGGTGGTCTCGGCCCCGGCGTTGACCAGCGACGGGTCGTTCTCCAGATCGGCGTTGGCCTCGATCACCTCGCCGGACACCGGGGCGAACACGTCGCTGGCGGCCTTCACCGACTCCACGACGGCGGCTTCCTTGCCCTGGGCGAGCTGGCGGCCGACGTCCGGCAGCTCGACGAACACGACGTCGCCGAGCTGCTGCTGGGCGTGATCGCTGACGCCGACGGTGCCGACATCGCCCTCGACGCGGACCCACTCGTGGTCCTTGGTGTACTTGATGGTCATGGTTGTCCCCTGTTCGAAACGGTTTTGTGATTCTCAGCCGCGGTAGTAGCGCTGCGGCACGAAGGGCATGGCGGCGACCTTGGCGGCCAGCGGCTTGCCGCGGACCATGAGCTGCACCGGCGTGCCCACGGCAGCGTGCGCGCGGTCCACATAGCCCATGGCGACCGGGGCGGAGGCGGTGGGGCCGAAGCCGCCGCTGGTCACCTCGCCGATCTTTTGTCCATCGGCGTCGCAGACGTCGGTGTGCTCGCGGGCCGGCTGGCGGCCTTCCGGCTGCAGGCCGACGCGGCGGCGCGGGGCGCCGTTGGCGAGCTGGTCCATGATGATGGCGTGGCCGGGGAAGCCGCCCTCCTCCCGGCGGCGCTTGGACAGCGCCCATTCCAGGCCGGCCTCGACCGGGGTCGTCGTCTCGTCGATGTCGTGGCCGTAGAGGCAGAGTCCGGCCTCCAGCCGCAGCGAGTCGCGGGCACCCAGCCCGATGGCCTCGACCTCGTCCTCGGCCAGCAGGGCACGGGCGATGGTCTCGGCGTCGGATTTGTCGCAGGAGATCTCGTAGCCGTCCTCGCCCGTGTAGCCGGAGCGGGTGATGATGACCGGGATGCCGTCGAAGGTGGCCGGCAAGTAGCTCATGAACTTCATGGTGGCCGCTTCGGGGATGAAGCGCCCCAGCACCGCCGCGGCCTCCGGCCCCTGAAGCGCCATCAGGGCGAGGTCGTCCAGCAGTTCCACCTCGGCCTTGCCCTTTAGCCGCTCGCGCATGTGGGCGACGTCGTGGTCCTTGCGGGCGGCGTTGACGACCAGGAACAGGTGATCCCCGGCGTTGGTGACCATCAGGTCGTCCAGGATGCAGCCCTGCTCGTTCAGGAACAGCGTGTAGCGCATGCGCCCGCGGGCCAGCCCCTTGATGTCGCCGGGGACCAGCGACTCCAGCGCGGCCGCCGGGTCCTCGCCGGTCAGGCGCACCTGCCCCATGTGCGACACGTCGAACAGCCCGGCCTTGGCGCGGGTGTGCTGGTGCTCCTTGAGGATGCCGAGCGGGTACTGCACCGGCATGTCATAGCCGGCGAAGGGCACCATCTTGCCCTTCAGCTCCAGATGGAGGCTGTGCAGCGGCGTTGTCTTGAGGGACTCAGAAGCCTCGGTCACGCGGGTCCTCCGACATAGGGTCGCACAACCCGCGCCGGGATTGGCGCGAGTCCTGCCCCCTCTGTCCTGGACCTGAGAGATTCACCGGCGGGGTCCAACCCCGACAACCGGTTTACTCCTTCGGTGAGCCGTCGCCCGCTGTGCGCGGACGAAGCTGCTTTCCAGAGTTGCCTTATCCCCCTTGCGGTCCTTTTGCCTGAGAGTTTCCGGGGCGGTTGCTCCTTCGGCGCCACTGCCCGGCATCCGGTTCTCCGGTGGCCGGGCAATGATCTCTCCCGCGAGGGATCGTCGGCTTGTGCCGTTTAACCTACCGGGACCCTTGCGAATGTCAATCGGGGTTCGCTGGGGTCCCGGCGACGCTCATGTCAGGTCCAGATGGCTGCCGTCGCAGAAGGGCGGCTTCTTCGTCGCCTTGCAGCCGCAGAAGCGCGCCTTCATGGAGGTGGCGGGGGCGAACTTCATCGGCTCCAGGCCGGTTCCGGCGTGGCTGCCGTCGCACAGCGGCTGCTTGGCGCTGCGCCCGCAACGGCACCACCAGTAGGTCTTGCCGGCCTCAAGCTCGATGACGATGGGTTCCTTGGTCGCGGCGACCGGTGCGCTGGCCATGAATGTTGCCCCCCTTACCCGATCACTGCTTCATCTGCGCCCGGTTGAAGGCCAGCTGCTCCGGCGTCAGCTGGAAGCCCAGGAAAATCTTCCAGTCCTTGCCGTTGGCGTCCTTGGGCAGCGGGATCTTCGGCGCCAGTTCCTCGCGGCTGCCGGAGCGGAGCTTGCCGGACTCGAAGGTCACGGAGGTGTCGAACTCCGTCTTGGTGGTCGGCGTCTCCTCGCCCGGCTTGGCGACGGCGACGAAATAGCGGTAGTTCGCCGTGTTGCCCTGCATGGCCGGCCCGCGCTCCGCGATCAGGAAGACGTTCACGTTCACCGTGACGCCGTCGCTGGTGTAGTCGCAGTTGCCGGAATAGTCGGCCAGCGCCGCGCGGGAGGTCACGTCCGTCAGGTCGCGCCCGCCGCCGTTGCGGAACTGGGTGACCTCCGCCAGATCGCGGACGATGGACACTTTCGGGCAGGCCAAGGCCATGTCCGCCGGTGCGTTGCTGCCGCCCCCGAGTCCGGAGCAGCCGGTGAGCGCCAGAACACCGAGACTCGCGAATGCAAGCGCCCGCGGGCTTTTCCGGGCGGGGGTTCCTATATTACGGTCGCGGCGGCGGTCCATCGGTCTGGCCTAACGGTTGGAAGGGTGTGTTCTGCCACGACTTTAGAGAAGCGGTGGGGCCGGCACAAGGCCACGCCGCCGCTCCGACGTACGAACCCTTACGCCCCTTTTTTCGAGACACCGGAACGACGCGCATGACCCAGACGCCCCTGACCATCCTGCTCGCGGCCCCCCGTGGCTTCTGCGCCGGCGTGGACCGCGCGATCCAGATCGTGGAGGTGGCGCTGGAGCGGTTCGGCGCCCCCGTCTATGTCCGGCACGAGATCGTCCACAACCGATTCGTGGTGCAGAGCCTTGAGGCCAAGGGCGCCATCTTCGTGGACGAGCTGGATCAGGTTCCCGACGGCGTGCCGGTGGTCTTCTCGGCCCATGGCGTGCCGAAATCGGTCCCGGCGGCGGCGGAGCAGCGCGGCCTGTTCTACCTCGACGCCACCTGCCCGCTGGTCAGCAAGGTGCACCGCGAGGCCGAGCGCCACTTCAACGAGGGGCGCCAAATCGTCCTGATCGGCCACGCCGGCCACCCGGAGGTGATCGGCACCATGGGCCAGCTGCCCCCGGGCGCCGTGGTGCTGGTGGAGACGGTGGAGGACGTGGCGACGGTCCAGGTGGACAATCCGGACAACCTCGCCTACGCCACCCAGACCACCCTGTCGGTGGACGAGACGGCGAGCATCGTCGCCGCCCTCCAGGCGCGCTTCCCGACCATCGGCGGGCCGAAGAAGGAGGACATCTGCTACGCCACCACCAACCGCCAGCAGGCGGTGAAGGCCATAGCACCCAAGGTGGACGCCCTGCTGGTGCTGGGCGCGCCGAAC
Proteins encoded:
- the epmA gene encoding EF-P lysine aminoacylase EpmA yields the protein MSSVTPSWAPETFARRRPHLAVRGRVLGAVRRFFEENAFLEVDTPALQVSPGMEPHLQAFATELVGPHPDDRLRLHLHTSPEFAMKKLLVAGLPRIYQIAHVFRNGERSATHAPEFSMLEWYRAREGYRTLIRDCEDLVREAAVAAGRTRFEFRGMTCDPFKEWRVLTVQDAFREYAGIDLLETFDGSHDPDPAPLAAMARAIGIAPHDGDRWEDIVFRIMFDRIEPHLGAGVPCVLTDYPVCMAALSRPKPEDPRLAERFELYACGLELANAFGELTDARAQRARFEADMDLKERIYGDRFPVDEDFLAALEHGMPECSGIALGFDRLVMLCSGAERIDEVLWLPVAGA
- the efp gene encoding elongation factor P; this encodes MKVNANTMRPGHVLEHNGKLWVITKTAIVQPGKGGAFIQLEMKDVRTGTKSIERFRTQETVERARLDEHEMTFLFAEGDSYTFMDKESYEQTSIPGEIIGDQKVFLQDGMEVTVQSFEGAPLGVEIPGKVTLQITEADPVVKGQTASSSYKPAKLENGVSILVPPHIESGTRVVVDTQTGEYVERAKD
- a CDS encoding OmpA family protein, which translates into the protein MSGSPNAPAGRRAPLRVLPAAAAVALSLAVTACSSSGTAPPPTSAAPPQTAAANTGGLTLENAQPLPIPPRPDIFPPPAPPAPPVFKAPTLMTAPDLPQISVGASPPPPAMPEGAPPVPAANRPAAPPPDRTQTAALPPPTPKAPAAPALPRMEPLTVLFDGTATALPEPAQARLEAIAERMNANPQLRLQIRSYASGTPETAREARQLSLARALAVRERLGTAGIASTRVDIRALGMEAAGGAPDRLDVEFLNQ
- a CDS encoding IS630 transposase-related protein; protein product: MGQPYSSDLRERVLLAYERHEGGPELLARRFQISRACAYNWVRAARLEGRRVAKPHAGGVPAKLDAEGVSVLRALVREDNDATLAQYRDRLAARTGIALSPAVVCRTLKRLGLARKKRR
- a CDS encoding IS630 family transposase, with the protein product MPHLEAAGVGAQKKTLRASEQERADIAAERAAYRDDAVVHEPARLVFLDETGINTQMTPTQARAPRGQRALGSVPCGSWHRVTVLGALSAEGMLAAMSIEASTSSAVFLAFVEQVLLPVLRRDKPGAVVVMDNLSAHKRADILAAFETAGIRVRFLPRYSPDLSPIEPGWAKLKGILLEPGWAKLKGILRAKEARTVEALNEELGPALNAITATDAKAWFKLCGYPNLN
- a CDS encoding inositol monophosphatase family protein — its product is MATRSALINVMVRAAEKAARGLVRDFGEVEHLQVSRKGPADFVSAADMKAEKLLREELQKARPDFGFLMEETGASKGSDPTARWIVDPLDGTTNFLHGIPHWAISIAAEKNGEIVAGVVYEPVHDQMFWAEKGQGAFLNHQRLRVSERRNLADAVIATGIPFKGRGDHAGFLVEAEALMKEVAGIRRFGAASLDLAYVAAGRYDGYWERGLAPWDAAAGQLLVTEAGGFVGEIGGGRNPVFGGTILAANAHFHLPIAKILRGAAERKVRSAPAGAAGAANAGQG
- a CDS encoding peptidoglycan -binding protein, with protein sequence MPSISRRNGHREASAWPGWVDALSSLVMVVIFLLMIFIVAQFYMATALTGRDEQLGSLNRKVAELNDLLALERDANADLRINVAQLSAELQGSVAARDTMTSRIATLQGDLDHATRAAEELQRTIRADKDTIELKLAEAASLQADLKALREARTRLEGELAAAAAQQRLTEEQRQSLLAELGGERDRSKALETRLATADEKTMLAQKDIEKRDIRITELMASLSAEQGATGKANEQVDLLNRQMAALREQLARIGAALEISEKKAEEQQVQIAELGSRLNQALAAKVQDLARYRSEFFGRVREALGNRPDVRIVGDRFVFQSELLFPSGSATLEEAGKQRLAELARTLIEIGRTIPPDINWVLRVDGHTDSRPVRIQFASNWELSAARAISVVKYLIDQGIPAERLAAAGFGEYQPLDPGTSEEALARNRRIEVKLDQR